Proteins encoded by one window of Marixanthomonas sp. SCSIO 43207:
- a CDS encoding NAD-dependent epimerase/dehydratase family protein, with translation MKKRILIIGACGQIGTELTHFLREKYGAHKVIASDIREGEEEMMNDGPFEVLDAMNYDALQDVVINYEITDVYLMAAMLSATGEKFPMKAWNLNMNSLFNVLNLAKEGKVNKVFWPSSIAVFGATTPKQDTPQRTVMEPSTVYGISKQTGERWCEYYNNKYGVDVRSIRYPGIISYKTLPGGGTTDYAVDIYHKALKHKNYICFLNAETTLPMMYMEDAIRATVGIMEADEKDIKIRSSYNLAAISFNPEEISKSIQKHIPEFEISYEPDFRQEIADSWPQSIDDSQARDDWGWQHQYSLDEMTEKMLTNLKEKY, from the coding sequence ATGAAAAAAAGAATTCTCATTATAGGAGCTTGTGGCCAAATAGGTACCGAATTAACTCACTTTTTACGTGAAAAATATGGCGCTCACAAAGTTATTGCCAGTGACATACGTGAAGGTGAAGAAGAAATGATGAATGATGGTCCTTTTGAGGTACTTGACGCTATGAACTATGACGCCTTACAAGATGTAGTTATCAATTATGAAATTACCGATGTATACCTAATGGCAGCTATGCTTTCGGCTACAGGTGAAAAGTTTCCTATGAAAGCGTGGAATTTAAATATGAATTCACTTTTTAATGTACTTAATCTGGCCAAAGAAGGAAAAGTAAATAAAGTCTTTTGGCCATCTAGTATCGCTGTTTTTGGCGCAACTACCCCAAAACAAGACACTCCGCAACGTACCGTCATGGAACCTTCAACAGTATATGGAATAAGTAAGCAAACAGGTGAGCGCTGGTGTGAATATTATAATAACAAATATGGTGTAGATGTGCGCAGCATACGATATCCCGGTATTATTAGTTACAAAACACTTCCAGGTGGCGGAACAACAGATTATGCCGTAGACATTTATCATAAAGCATTAAAACATAAAAATTACATCTGTTTTTTAAATGCTGAAACTACGTTACCTATGATGTATATGGAAGATGCCATTAGAGCAACTGTAGGCATTATGGAAGCCGACGAAAAAGATATTAAGATAAGAAGTTCATACAACCTTGCTGCTATAAGTTTTAATCCTGAAGAAATTTCAAAAAGCATACAAAAACACATTCCGGAATTTGAAATTTCATACGAACCAGATTTTAGACAAGAAATAGCCGATAGTTGGCCTCAAAGTATTGATGACAGCCAAGCACGAGATGATTGGGGCTGGCAACATCAATATTCGCTAGATGAAATGACAGAAAAGATGTTGACAAATTTGAAAGAAAAATATTAA
- a CDS encoding PLP-dependent transferase — MKKKEALTFVNDVLQNMPNDWLRLTTHRLDIYDEQLAKTQFLNEFETLFKQNNTKTSALEALPTAYDYIRLGHPLSCILEWTIANLHGLKATNVISFQSNTIPVLAILRKNALENKSTQINYTGELPSYFDAETIKRVYGYDFELQKIENEEDVSQFDGSTVFLSQSNTISEINLSSKIDFYINLHGTLGSVLMINGGNNEPYVSAIQHVRRRETIAMTPDNCHVALKALVSQSSFEITTTSVEENKQRVKEIINSVTGTTSQPLVASCGLSMQYAIMMGLIDDALDNYKGKEIKFIVPPNCYGGTNDQARRVAACLDNVEIVDLPVDGDNDMVTSIDTVLTKIAKEDAVPYIIAEIPTNPRVEVPDLQKLKEVLSATRTTVEGKTAIDPVFILDQTFCPNVQFLGEGKTLSNMRALSYVSGSKFPSGGKCTAGYCVVNEKTVSLIEKIEKHLTLCDNEATALQYEILAAQMPSMNQRIADAYKNTREFVNYIHDTLPDAKINFVSEELANEGFTPSVFSLDLPTKGNTAEEKETYKRALNLKLINLMISEIPSESKFCVSYGQLKGCYWTVPATSTQGTTKEGDKDYIVRVSVSGNLDLDKHKEVFSEFVKHL, encoded by the coding sequence ATGAAAAAGAAAGAAGCTTTGACATTTGTAAATGATGTTTTGCAAAACATGCCCAACGATTGGCTTAGGCTTACAACACATCGGTTAGATATTTATGATGAACAGTTGGCCAAAACACAATTTTTAAATGAATTTGAAACGTTATTTAAGCAGAATAACACAAAAACCTCTGCACTTGAGGCTTTGCCAACGGCATATGACTATATTAGATTAGGACATCCGCTTTCCTGTATATTAGAATGGACAATTGCAAATCTACACGGTTTAAAAGCTACAAATGTGATAAGCTTTCAGTCAAATACCATCCCTGTATTGGCAATACTTCGTAAAAATGCTCTAGAAAATAAATCTACTCAAATTAATTACACAGGTGAGTTGCCAAGCTATTTTGATGCAGAAACAATCAAACGTGTGTATGGGTATGATTTTGAATTACAAAAAATTGAAAATGAAGAAGATGTTTCACAATTTGATGGTAGCACCGTTTTTCTTTCTCAAAGCAATACAATTTCAGAAATAAACCTTTCATCCAAAATTGATTTTTACATTAATCTGCATGGAACTTTAGGAAGCGTTTTAATGATCAACGGAGGTAATAATGAGCCATACGTTTCTGCAATTCAACACGTACGACGAAGAGAAACAATTGCTATGACACCAGATAATTGTCACGTTGCATTAAAAGCTCTTGTGAGCCAATCTTCATTTGAGATTACAACAACCTCGGTAGAAGAAAATAAACAACGCGTAAAAGAAATAATAAACTCTGTTACAGGAACCACATCACAACCATTAGTTGCATCTTGTGGTTTATCCATGCAGTATGCAATTATGATGGGGCTTATTGATGATGCACTTGATAATTATAAAGGAAAAGAGATTAAGTTTATTGTTCCGCCCAACTGCTATGGTGGTACAAATGATCAAGCAAGGCGTGTTGCAGCTTGTCTAGATAATGTAGAGATTGTAGACCTGCCAGTAGATGGTGATAACGATATGGTCACAAGTATTGACACCGTTTTAACCAAAATAGCTAAGGAAGACGCAGTACCCTATATAATTGCCGAAATACCTACAAATCCGAGGGTTGAGGTTCCTGATCTTCAAAAACTAAAAGAAGTTTTAAGCGCAACTCGTACCACAGTCGAAGGAAAAACAGCAATTGACCCTGTTTTTATTTTAGATCAAACCTTTTGCCCAAATGTTCAGTTTTTAGGAGAAGGTAAAACGCTTTCAAACATGAGAGCTCTTTCATACGTGAGTGGGTCTAAGTTTCCTAGTGGAGGAAAATGTACTGCCGGATATTGTGTGGTAAATGAAAAGACAGTATCGTTGATAGAAAAAATTGAAAAGCATTTAACGCTTTGTGATAATGAAGCAACCGCTCTTCAATATGAAATATTAGCTGCACAAATGCCTTCAATGAATCAACGTATTGCAGATGCTTATAAAAACACACGAGAATTTGTTAATTATATTCACGATACGTTACCAGATGCAAAAATTAATTTTGTTTCAGAAGAGTTAGCAAACGAAGGTTTTACGCCTTCAGTGTTTTCATTAGATCTTCCTACAAAAGGAAATACTGCTGAAGAGAAAGAGACCTATAAACGAGCATTAAATTTAAAACTAATCAATTTAATGATTTCTGAAATTCCTTCCGAAAGTAAATTTTGTGTGAGTTATGGCCAATTAAAGGGTTGTTACTGGACTGTTCCTGCAACGTCTACACAAGGAACAACAAAAGAAGGTGATAAAGATTATATTGTAAGAGTATCAGTCTCTGGAAATCTTGACTTGGACAAACACAAAGAAGTTTTTTCAGAATTTGTTAAACACTTATAA